The region GGCTTCTGCCTGTTGTGGTACGATACTCGCAGCACTCATACCAGGCACAGTATTTACTTCAATTAAGTATAACCTGTCGTCTTTCATGAGGTAGTCAATACGCACAATTCCGTGGCAACTCAACCAGTCGTATATTTGTGAAGAGAGTTGCTGCACAGCATTCATCTCAGTTTTAGTAATGCGCGCAGGTGTTATTTCGTCAGCTTCTCCATTGTATTTTGCATCATAATCGAAAAACTCATTTTTACTTACAATTTCAGTTGCCGGAAGCAGCAGGGCTTTTTCCCTTGTTTTGATCAAACCACAGGTTACTTCTGTGCCCTCAATAAAAGACTCTATAAGTATTTCCCCATCCTCATCAAAGGCTGCATTTATAGCATTCTTTAACTCACTAATCGCTTTTACTTTTGTTATACCAAAACTACTCCCACCGGCATTGGGTTTAACAAACAGTGGAAGCCCTAAATCTTCTACTATCTGCTCTACATCATATCTATCATCTTTTTTGAGGAAAATATAGGGCGCAGTATGCACACCCAGCATCTGGAGGTAACGTTTAGTTGCAACTTTATTAAATGTTAAAGCAGATGTAAATGCATCGCAGGTTGTGTATGGCATCCCAATCATATCAAAATAACCCTGTAACCGGCCATCCTCTCCCGGGGCTCCGTGAATAGTGATAAAAGCCACATCGAATTTCAGCCGATTCTTATGCACCTTTACTGAAAAATCATTTTTATCTACCTCAAACTCCACGTTCTGATTATCGATATAAACCCATTTTTCACGGTTAATTAAAACCTGGTAGACGTTAAACCTTGACTTGTCAATACTTTTTGCAATCTCTTTTGCACTGTTAAAAGAGACCACATCCTCCTTGGAATAACCTCCAGAAATAAGTGCCACGTTGATTTTCATGCCCGAATATTTAGTGTTCAAACATCAAAAATAAAGATATTTCATGGTTGCGCAGTAAAAAGTCTTGTTTTTTATAAAATGAGTTTTTTTAAGAATTATCCGGACTATCGTGGATTCGTTCAACTTACAATTTGCAGTGCGCTTCGCTTCTGAAAAACATTACAAAAGCAGGATAATTTACTTTCAATTCTTTCATTACAGCTGGCCTCTATCCCGATACGCTGCGCTATCGTGGATTCGTTCAACTTACAATTTTCAGTGCGCTTCGCTTCTGAAAAACATTACAAAAGCAGGATAATTTACTTTCAATTCTTTCATTACAGCTGGCCTGTATCCCGATACGCTGCGCTATCGTGGATTCGTTCAACTTACAATTTGCAGTGCGCTTCGCTTCTGAACAACATTACAAAAGCAGGATGATTTACTTTCAATTCTTTCATTACAGCTGGCCTGCATCCCGATACACTGCGCTATCGTGGATTCGTTCAACTTACAATTTTCAGTGCGCTTCGCTTCTGAAAATTGAGTTTCACGAATATACATGCACACTCGATTGAGCAGCGGGTAAAAAATTAATTCCAAACCAGGCAATTAAAAGAATTAGGAAAGCAAATGCAAGCCACCTTGTGTGTTGAGCAGTTTTATGTGGTTTATGGTATCGTAAATGCATATAAAGCATGTAAACAGCCCAGGTTATAAATGCCCAGGTTTCTTTTGGGTCCCAGGTCCAATAGTGCCCCCAGGCTTCTTTTGCCCATAAAGCACCAAATATTAATCCCAGTGTTAGAAACCCGAAACCAATATACACAATATTGTCAGCTAGTTGTAAAAGATTGGTTATTGACCTGTTGCGATGCCGGTCAAGTAGAGCTTTGAAGCCTATTAATGAAGAAACACCCAGGAAGGCATACGCAATCATATAAACAATTACGTGTGGAACAAACCATACACTTTGCAAAGCCGGCATAAGTGTTTTACTGTGTGTTTCTGGTTTTAACAAATTAAGTAAAACAAAAACCAGAGCCAGAAACATGCTATAGGATAAAAACCATGGATAATTCCATCTTTTATAAACCACAAATCCAATTATAAACAGGAAAAACGAGTACCACAGCCGGGTTTCACCCAGTGTGCGCATTGGTGGCCTTTGTAGATTAATCCACAATAACACAATAAAAGCCAATAAACTAAGAAATCCAATAATTGAAAATACTTCCACAAGACGTTTGACTAAACTTTTTTTCATTAAAAGGGAAAACAACAAAGCCAGTCCCCATAGACCAGCACTCAGAAGTGCGAAAAATTCAAAATAATACCACATAACAATTAGCTTTTCCTTGTTTTTCCCTGGAATATCAGCCAAAATGCACCGGCTATCATCATAAACAAACCCACATAAACTACTGGCAACCAAGGATCGCGTACAAGTTCGAGCACGCTTAACCGTGACCAGCGACCAAATCTCTGATCATAATCAGTTTGATAAACTTTCCAGCCTTCTATTCTCAACGGTTTATTCACCTCAATTACCTCTTCGAACCTGTTTCCATTTTTACTGAAAACCTCAACTTCAGAAGCATATCTTTTGGGCTCTGGTTTCAGCATTGCCAAAGCTATTGAATCGTTTATGCTAAGTAATCTGGAAGCATACATGAAGTTGCCCGGTGAAACCCACCCATAATGCACTCCATTTATGCTCATCATAGCGGCCTGTAAAGCACCTGTGTCCTGGGATGGTTGAAAATGGTTTTCTTTCATCCTTATGGCATTAGATATGTATGTCATGGTTCGTATATTGTAACCAGCCATATTGATACTATCATCAACAGGTAAATCAGCAATTAGTGGCTTTCCATTGCGATTAAGAATCTCAGAATTCCCCTGGGATATCAGGGCAATTTTCGCAGGGTAATTCTCCAATACAAAATCCTTCAATTTAAATGCAAATGGTAATTCTATCCTGGTACGATTTTCATTATAAGCATACCATGTTGTTTGGCCTTCCTGTAAATACATATTTAATCTGCTCAAATCACCAGCTCCCAGGCCTGCTGCAGCAAGGGCTATCCATAAACCAACATGATTGAGTAGATAACCCGTGTTTTTTAGTTTAAATGGTCTTATTCTTTTCAGGGCAGACAAGCCCAGTACAATTAATAGCCACGCATATGAAAGAAGATAGGCCCAACTATCCAGCATATTGAATAAACCTGGGGCTCCGGCAGCTTGTTGCGGAATGAGCCCCATCAATACTGAAAGCAACGTAAATAGGCCAAGTGCACTAATAGCA is a window of Salinivirga cyanobacteriivorans DNA encoding:
- a CDS encoding D-alanine--D-alanine ligase, translated to MKINVALISGGYSKEDVVSFNSAKEIAKSIDKSRFNVYQVLINREKWVYIDNQNVEFEVDKNDFSVKVHKNRLKFDVAFITIHGAPGEDGRLQGYFDMIGMPYTTCDAFTSALTFNKVATKRYLQMLGVHTAPYIFLKKDDRYDVEQIVEDLGLPLFVKPNAGGSSFGITKVKAISELKNAINAAFDEDGEILIESFIEGTEVTCGLIKTREKALLLPATEIVSKNEFFDYDAKYNGEADEITPARITKTEMNAVQQLSSQIYDWLSCHGIVRIDYLMKDDRLYLIEVNTVPGMSAASIVPQQAEAYGMTTTELFSMAMDDAIQRAQGK
- the ccsA gene encoding cytochrome c biogenesis protein CcsA encodes the protein MWYYFEFFALLSAGLWGLALLFSLLMKKSLVKRLVEVFSIIGFLSLLAFIVLLWINLQRPPMRTLGETRLWYSFFLFIIGFVVYKRWNYPWFLSYSMFLALVFVLLNLLKPETHSKTLMPALQSVWFVPHVIVYMIAYAFLGVSSLIGFKALLDRHRNRSITNLLQLADNIVYIGFGFLTLGLIFGALWAKEAWGHYWTWDPKETWAFITWAVYMLYMHLRYHKPHKTAQHTRWLAFAFLILLIAWFGINFLPAAQSSVHVYS
- a CDS encoding cytochrome c biogenesis protein ResB, which translates into the protein MNNNVRKIWRQPWGYSEGILLAAGLFITGLALDFFTRTPIPKPAFPFNISLGALLISILAVLHLYRKSSRLIRWMSSVPAAISALGLFTLLSVLMGLIPQQAAGAPGLFNMLDSWAYLLSYAWLLIVLGLSALKRIRPFKLKNTGYLLNHVGLWIALAAAGLGAGDLSRLNMYLQEGQTTWYAYNENRTRIELPFAFKLKDFVLENYPAKIALISQGNSEILNRNGKPLIADLPVDDSINMAGYNIRTMTYISNAIRMKENHFQPSQDTGALQAAMMSINGVHYGWVSPGNFMYASRLLSINDSIALAMLKPEPKRYASEVEVFSKNGNRFEEVIEVNKPLRIEGWKVYQTDYDQRFGRWSRLSVLELVRDPWLPVVYVGLFMMIAGAFWLIFQGKTRKS